In the genome of Hyphobacterium sp. CCMP332, one region contains:
- a CDS encoding FMN-binding glutamate synthase family protein: MSEERKYIKTGISKAPSFSSFLKLFNAYTGTWILLSLLVTAAYGYYFQQTTIESSGILVWAATLTGEFILFTLIVGFIILFIHDKRQSHTPIQRLFPVIIWGRKLLISMGPLLRQYLFLNDQEETPYNRITRNWIYQSSKGTRNTIGFGTQIDMDQVGTTIIMPATFTNVTSKTGEETGQSYKKIIGKHTGVEPVELKHFAHISAMSYGALSYRAHASLNLGAKMGGFMHNTGEGGLAPCHEYGGGDLIFQIGTAKYGVRDEDGNLDEAKLKKVSEHPQVKMMEIKLAQGAKPGKGGMLLKEKITQEIADIRQVPLGKDAYAPARHKEFSDVNGLFDFIDRVRRVTSKPVGIKMVIGHTAEIEDIANKMAKEPGRGPDYIVIDGGDGGTGASPHVLSSYSGLPMKQALAVADWALKSHGVRDKVVLFASGKIATPIDIAVAMALGADAVYIARGFMFAIGCIQALECHTNNCPTGIATQRRSLERAIDIKGAAERVKTYADVLYKETQMLAESCGYKTPTDITADDIMVVTSPGHLDYLSELHGISAYEASLERRMARSKGMSVGEMKIKESAAGSMN, encoded by the coding sequence ATGTCTGAAGAACGAAAATACATCAAAACCGGTATATCAAAGGCACCTTCATTTTCATCATTTTTAAAACTATTTAATGCATATACAGGAACATGGATACTTCTTTCGCTGCTTGTAACTGCAGCGTATGGGTATTATTTTCAACAAACCACTATTGAGTCATCGGGAATCTTGGTATGGGCTGCAACTTTGACCGGTGAATTCATACTTTTTACCTTAATTGTGGGATTTATTATTTTATTTATTCACGATAAAAGACAGTCTCATACTCCAATACAACGATTATTTCCAGTCATTATATGGGGAAGAAAATTGCTTATATCAATGGGGCCACTTTTAAGACAATATTTGTTCTTAAATGATCAGGAGGAGACGCCATACAATAGAATTACAAGAAACTGGATCTATCAGTCTTCAAAAGGAACAAGAAATACTATTGGTTTTGGAACACAGATAGATATGGACCAGGTTGGAACGACAATAATTATGCCCGCAACTTTTACCAATGTTACCTCAAAAACCGGGGAAGAAACAGGTCAGAGTTATAAAAAAATTATTGGAAAACATACCGGTGTCGAACCTGTCGAATTAAAGCATTTTGCTCATATAAGTGCTATGTCCTATGGTGCTTTGTCTTATCGGGCGCATGCATCATTAAATCTTGGAGCCAAAATGGGTGGTTTTATGCACAATACGGGTGAAGGTGGTCTTGCGCCATGTCATGAATACGGTGGAGGGGATTTGATTTTTCAGATAGGAACGGCAAAATACGGTGTGAGAGATGAGGATGGCAATTTAGATGAGGCAAAATTGAAAAAAGTTTCAGAACATCCTCAGGTAAAAATGATGGAAATTAAATTAGCTCAGGGTGCTAAACCGGGCAAAGGTGGGATGCTATTAAAAGAAAAAATAACTCAGGAAATCGCAGATATACGACAAGTGCCATTGGGAAAAGATGCCTATGCACCTGCCAGACATAAAGAATTTAGTGATGTAAATGGATTGTTTGATTTCATTGACAGGGTGAGAAGAGTTACATCCAAACCTGTTGGAATAAAAATGGTGATAGGCCACACTGCAGAGATTGAAGATATTGCAAATAAAATGGCAAAAGAGCCCGGCAGGGGGCCTGATTACATCGTCATCGATGGAGGTGATGGTGGCACAGGTGCATCCCCTCATGTTTTGAGTTCATATTCAGGCTTGCCGATGAAACAAGCTTTAGCGGTTGCGGACTGGGCCTTGAAGTCACATGGTGTGCGAGATAAGGTTGTTCTTTTTGCCAGTGGTAAGATCGCAACTCCTATTGACATTGCCGTTGCAATGGCACTTGGCGCGGATGCAGTTTATATTGCCAGAGGATTTATGTTTGCCATAGGATGTATTCAGGCCCTTGAATGCCATACAAATAATTGCCCTACGGGAATAGCTACCCAAAGAAGAAGCCTTGAAAGAGCCATTGATATTAAGGGAGCGGCCGAACGTGTAAAAACCTATGCCGATGTTTTGTATAAGGAAACACAAATGTTAGCTGAATCCTGCGGATATAAAACACCTACGGATATTACAGCAGACGACATTATGGTTGTAACTTCTCCAGGTCATCTTGACTATCTGTCCGAATTGCACGGAATTTCGGCTTATGAAGCCAGTCTTGAAAGAAGAATGGCCAGAAGCAAAGGAATGAGCGTTGGAGAAATGAAAATTAAAGAAAGCGCAGCGGGATCAATGAATTAG
- a CDS encoding 1,4-dihydroxy-2-naphthoyl-CoA synthase has protein sequence MAQPKWKTIGNFEDITYKKVDGVARIAFNRPEVRNAFRPKTVAELYKAFLDAREDTSIGVVLFSAEGPSPKDGVYSFCSGGDQKTRGDQGYVDEDGMPRLNILEVQRLIRFMPKVVIAVVPGWAVGGGHSLHVVCDLSLASEEHAIFKQTDADVTSFDGGYGSAYLAKMVGQKRAREIFFLGRNYSAQEAYEMGMVNAVIPHKELEATAFQWAQEILEKSPTSIKMLKFAFNLTDDGMVGQQVFAGEATRLAYMTEEAKEGRNAFLEKRKPNFKDIKWIP, from the coding sequence ATGGCCCAACCCAAGTGGAAAACAATTGGAAATTTTGAAGATATCACCTATAAGAAAGTGGATGGTGTCGCGCGGATTGCTTTTAATCGACCGGAAGTTAGAAATGCTTTTCGTCCTAAAACAGTTGCTGAGTTGTACAAAGCTTTTCTGGACGCTCGTGAGGACACTTCCATTGGGGTGGTCCTATTTTCAGCAGAAGGCCCCTCTCCAAAAGATGGCGTTTATTCTTTTTGCAGTGGAGGAGATCAAAAAACCAGAGGCGATCAGGGCTATGTGGATGAAGATGGCATGCCCAGGCTAAATATACTTGAGGTTCAAAGATTGATTCGCTTTATGCCCAAAGTCGTAATTGCAGTGGTTCCGGGTTGGGCTGTAGGTGGCGGACATAGTCTTCATGTGGTTTGCGATTTATCCCTAGCCAGTGAAGAACACGCCATATTCAAACAAACTGATGCCGATGTAACCAGCTTTGACGGAGGATATGGTTCAGCTTATCTCGCTAAAATGGTGGGTCAAAAAAGAGCCAGAGAGATTTTCTTTTTAGGAAGAAACTATTCTGCACAGGAAGCTTATGAAATGGGAATGGTCAATGCTGTTATTCCACATAAGGAATTGGAAGCTACGGCTTTCCAGTGGGCTCAGGAGATACTTGAAAAATCACCCACTTCAATCAAGATGCTCAAATTTGCTTTTAATCTAACAGATGATGGCATGGTGGGTCAGCAGGTTTTTGCCGGTGAAGCTACCAGACTGGCATATATGACCGAGGAGGCCAAAGAAGGAAGAAATGCATTCCTCGAAAAAAGAAAACCAAATTTCAAGGACATCAAATGGATTCCCTAA
- a CDS encoding sodium:proton antiporter, with translation MHEATIGVLDILAILIFLAAVFSFVNTHWLKLPATIGLMTQSLVISLTIVLIGILVPEVRDSAAEILDSFDFSEVLMQVMLSFLLFAGAINVNFKKLVEEKGAILILATVGTLLSTFIIGFATFFFLPYLGINVELIYCLLFGALISPTDPIAVLAIVQKMKLSKNLQVKIEGESLFNDGVGVVIFLTILNVAQSGVENVTPIGVSILFAQEVFGGILLGGILGYIGLLSLKFIDNRHTELEVLITLALVMGGTRIAELVHVSAPLIMVVLGIIIGREGKPEYLRKITGDFVYKFWHLIDEALNAILFILIGFEVLVVTLQIKNIVAGVIAIFVALFSRYISILIPTFTFGLQKSKTWVPGTAPILAWGGLRGGIAVALALALPHFAHKDLIVTMTYIIVVFSILIQGMTIKNLIRYLKLDKLPID, from the coding sequence ATGCACGAAGCGACTATTGGTGTTTTAGATATTTTAGCCATTTTAATATTTCTGGCGGCAGTTTTTTCATTTGTTAATACGCATTGGTTAAAATTACCCGCTACCATAGGATTGATGACGCAGTCACTGGTAATCTCCTTAACTATTGTACTGATTGGAATTTTAGTGCCTGAAGTAAGGGATTCAGCAGCAGAAATTCTGGATTCCTTCGATTTCTCTGAGGTTCTCATGCAGGTGATGCTGAGCTTTTTGCTCTTTGCCGGTGCTATAAATGTAAACTTCAAAAAACTGGTGGAGGAAAAAGGAGCTATTCTTATACTGGCCACCGTTGGTACCCTGCTTTCTACATTTATAATAGGCTTTGCCACATTCTTCTTCTTGCCCTATCTGGGAATTAATGTTGAGCTGATTTACTGCTTGCTTTTTGGAGCACTTATTTCTCCTACTGACCCTATTGCCGTTTTGGCGATTGTGCAAAAAATGAAATTGAGTAAAAATCTTCAAGTTAAAATTGAAGGTGAGTCTCTGTTTAACGATGGTGTGGGCGTAGTAATATTTTTGACCATTTTAAATGTAGCACAGTCGGGCGTTGAAAATGTTACACCGATTGGTGTGAGCATTCTTTTTGCACAGGAAGTTTTTGGCGGAATTTTACTCGGTGGAATTTTAGGTTATATCGGATTGCTGTCTCTAAAGTTTATCGACAACAGACATACCGAATTAGAAGTTCTCATTACATTGGCTCTGGTTATGGGCGGTACTAGAATTGCAGAACTGGTACATGTATCTGCGCCCCTTATTATGGTGGTATTGGGTATAATTATTGGAAGAGAAGGGAAACCGGAATACCTTCGAAAAATTACCGGAGACTTCGTATATAAGTTTTGGCATCTCATCGATGAAGCATTAAACGCAATTCTTTTCATTTTAATTGGATTTGAAGTATTGGTTGTTACACTTCAGATAAAAAATATTGTAGCAGGTGTTATTGCCATTTTTGTAGCCCTTTTCTCAAGGTACATTAGCATTCTAATACCCACCTTTACTTTTGGACTTCAAAAATCAAAGACCTGGGTTCCCGGTACGGCTCCAATCTTGGCCTGGGGTGGCTTAAGGGGTGGAATAGCTGTAGCACTGGCACTGGCTCTTCCGCATTTTGCGCATAAGGATCTTATAGTTACCATGACTTATATTATAGTTGTGTTTTCTATCCTGATTCAGGGAATGACGATTAAAAATCTTATCCGCTATCTGAAATTGGATAAATTACCAATAGATTAG
- a CDS encoding VWA domain-containing protein: MSDLEKNLESIQQSSTAAKEAITALKLVENSAEVVLCMDVSEQMEDYLDTGKAQVIANRILAFATHMDIDSHIDLFLFAERAFFIGSMNMKNFDGYIEDAMHKYNLTGHADYVNVINLIRTTYLKNAKRDGKLACRETPVYVYFISNGETDEPEDIAKEIASASYEPIFWQFMTMGTTREDLQKGFLGFLLRPFVDDYSFLELLDDMEDRFIDNADFFNVNDPSALSDAEFYKLMMSEFPQWVELAKEKGLIIKNQ; this comes from the coding sequence GTGTCAGATTTAGAGAAAAATCTTGAAAGTATACAACAAAGTTCAACGGCAGCGAAAGAAGCGATTACTGCGCTTAAATTAGTAGAAAACTCAGCAGAAGTAGTCCTCTGTATGGATGTTTCCGAGCAAATGGAAGACTATCTGGACACGGGAAAGGCACAGGTAATTGCCAATCGAATATTGGCTTTTGCAACACATATGGATATTGACAGCCATATTGACCTGTTTCTTTTTGCCGAAAGGGCATTTTTTATAGGCTCAATGAACATGAAAAATTTTGACGGCTATATTGAAGATGCCATGCATAAATATAATTTGACCGGACATGCGGATTATGTGAATGTAATCAATCTTATCAGGACTACATATCTGAAAAATGCAAAAAGAGATGGGAAGCTGGCATGCAGGGAAACACCTGTTTATGTTTACTTTATAAGCAATGGCGAGACCGATGAACCTGAAGATATTGCAAAAGAAATAGCCAGTGCTTCTTATGAGCCAATTTTTTGGCAGTTTATGACAATGGGTACAACCCGCGAAGATCTTCAAAAAGGATTTCTTGGATTCTTATTGAGACCATTCGTAGATGATTATTCTTTTCTGGAATTGCTGGATGACATGGAGGATCGCTTTATTGACAATGCGGATTTCTTCAATGTCAATGATCCATCTGCATTGAGCGATGCCGAATTCTATAAACTAATGATGTCAGAATTCCCGCAATGGGTTGAATTGGCAAAAGAAAAAGGGTTGATAATAAAAAATCAGTAA
- a CDS encoding transporter: MKLFLPLFALLCLLTASPVFSQSPETIASDRPGNAYTSTVVGKGVFQGQDGLEFGQSKDEYKLTFINGGLPSSYNLNSSTYALTNYFRLGIGNKSEINGIVDFRNNRTEIDGTDSNNNQSSTLITQQGLSKLGIGFRQNIIEEKGNLPALGVLINTYFNGLLDDHRISNPDGFLLILAQKQLSNIFSFTTNLGFNYGDFLNDGDFIDSYLYTLNLGYSITPKLSGYVEAYGQIVNGDIIDAYDAGFGFLINKNVQLDLYGGIYTDQNYFEYFVSTGISWRVGNL; the protein is encoded by the coding sequence ATGAAATTATTTCTACCACTCTTTGCGCTTCTTTGCCTTTTAACTGCATCTCCTGTATTTTCCCAATCTCCCGAGACTATTGCCAGCGACAGACCGGGCAATGCTTATACCAGCACTGTAGTAGGAAAAGGAGTCTTCCAGGGGCAGGATGGGTTAGAGTTTGGTCAATCAAAAGATGAATATAAATTGACTTTCATCAATGGAGGACTACCGTCTAGTTATAATTTGAATTCAAGTACTTATGCTTTAACTAATTATTTTAGGTTGGGTATTGGAAATAAATCAGAAATTAATGGCATAGTTGATTTTCGAAACAATCGAACAGAAATTGATGGAACTGACTCAAATAATAATCAATCTTCGACCTTAATTACTCAACAAGGGCTAAGCAAATTGGGCATTGGTTTTAGACAAAATATTATTGAAGAAAAAGGAAACTTACCTGCTTTGGGGGTTTTGATAAATACTTACTTCAATGGACTATTAGATGATCACCGAATTTCCAATCCCGATGGTTTCCTATTGATACTGGCTCAAAAACAACTCTCAAATATATTCTCTTTTACAACCAACCTCGGATTTAATTATGGTGATTTTCTAAATGATGGCGATTTCATTGACAGTTATCTATACACTCTAAATCTTGGCTATAGTATCACTCCAAAATTATCAGGATATGTAGAAGCTTATGGTCAAATTGTAAATGGAGATATAATAGACGCTTATGATGCTGGGTTTGGCTTCTTAATAAATAAAAATGTTCAATTGGATTTATATGGTGGTATATACACTGATCAAAATTACTTTGAATATTTTGTAAGTACCGGTATTTCCTGGAGAGTGGGAAACTTGTAA